In a single window of the Mucilaginibacter defluvii genome:
- the nirD gene encoding nitrite reductase small subunit NirD: METTIALQWILACYADDVPENGGACIKHGDEQIAIYNFKRRGEWYATQNLCPHKQQMALSRGMIGSSGETCEPKVACPFHKKTFSLLTGACLTGDECNIKTYPVKVDEGRVYIGIM, from the coding sequence ATGGAAACTACAATAGCATTACAATGGATACTGGCATGTTATGCCGACGATGTGCCCGAGAACGGCGGCGCTTGTATAAAGCATGGTGATGAGCAAATAGCTATTTATAACTTTAAGCGTAGGGGAGAGTGGTATGCAACACAAAACCTTTGCCCGCATAAACAGCAAATGGCGTTATCACGCGGCATGATAGGCAGTAGCGGCGAGACTTGTGAGCCAAAAGTGGCATGCCCCTTTCACAAAAAAACATTCTCATTGCTCACCGGCGCGTGTTTAACCGGCGATGAGTGTAATATAAAAACCTACCCGGTTAAAGTTGACGAAGGGCGGGTGTACATCGGTATAATGTAA
- a CDS encoding alginate export family protein yields MYKFAFNSHVFAFFLSAYFCFSVFDTKAQLTFTGQLRPRTEIRDGYGTLKTKGNKTAAFISQRTRLALNYKWNKLIFQTSVQDVRLWGQDASTISAADGNKLSMHEAWAELIIANKNDTSFKTSIVDYLTIKIGRQELVYDDERLLGNLDWMQQGRRHDALVFRLLDKGWQADLGLAFNQHSDAINYNGTFYTPANVPATVKDSRGNLANTPAGFIPLVNAAGVSAKNGNPVYANPPNSNAASQNYKSLQYFHVAKKISKTKISGVFLADQFGKYITDSVKNVAGEDMGYIYGKRFNQPGAHTRITTGLLAAPVFRLKDQWAGTAGVYYQGGRDRDGVALSAWMYTASISYRPETLNYTLGWDYLSGNNAFSSSATNRRFDPLYGTPHKFWGYMDYFYAVSGAPAGGLSDPYAKVRYTSPGKNFYAELAGHYFLLSADQKDTTGQPVNKNLGTELDFTAGYKFNKYTAVDLGFSYMAATHSMEYAKGITPGTAELQPMWAYLQLNIKPEFLNK; encoded by the coding sequence ATGTACAAATTTGCATTTAACAGCCATGTCTTTGCATTTTTTTTGTCGGCTTATTTTTGCTTTTCGGTATTTGATACCAAAGCACAGCTTACATTCACGGGGCAATTAAGGCCGCGCACCGAAATAAGGGATGGTTACGGTACGCTGAAAACCAAAGGCAACAAAACGGCGGCATTCATATCTCAACGAACGCGGCTTGCATTAAATTATAAATGGAATAAGCTCATATTTCAAACATCCGTGCAGGATGTAAGGCTTTGGGGGCAGGATGCTTCAACGATTTCTGCCGCCGACGGCAATAAACTTAGTATGCATGAGGCTTGGGCCGAACTAATAATCGCTAACAAAAACGATACTTCTTTCAAAACATCTATCGTTGATTATCTCACCATCAAAATAGGGCGGCAGGAATTGGTTTATGATGATGAAAGGTTGTTGGGTAATCTGGATTGGATGCAACAGGGCCGGAGGCACGATGCGCTGGTTTTTAGGCTACTGGACAAGGGTTGGCAGGCTGATCTGGGTTTGGCTTTCAATCAGCATAGTGATGCTATCAATTATAACGGCACTTTTTATACACCCGCCAACGTACCAGCAACGGTTAAAGATAGCCGCGGAAATCTGGCCAACACACCTGCGGGATTTATCCCATTGGTTAATGCTGCAGGGGTAAGTGCTAAAAACGGCAATCCGGTATATGCTAATCCGCCCAACAGCAACGCAGCCAGTCAAAACTATAAATCACTACAATATTTTCACGTTGCCAAAAAAATCAGTAAAACCAAAATATCAGGTGTTTTCCTGGCCGATCAATTTGGTAAATATATAACCGACTCTGTAAAAAATGTTGCCGGCGAAGATATGGGCTACATTTATGGCAAACGCTTTAATCAACCTGGTGCACACACCCGCATAACTACCGGTTTGCTGGCTGCACCAGTGTTTAGACTAAAAGATCAATGGGCTGGTACCGCCGGCGTTTATTACCAGGGCGGACGTGACAGGGATGGCGTTGCTCTCTCTGCATGGATGTACACGGCTTCAATAAGTTATCGGCCGGAAACTCTAAATTATACGTTGGGCTGGGATTATCTTTCAGGCAATAATGCATTTTCGTCGTCAGCCACCAATCGCCGGTTCGATCCCTTGTATGGTACACCGCACAAGTTTTGGGGTTACATGGATTATTTTTATGCCGTTAGCGGTGCACCTGCCGGTGGTTTGAGTGACCCGTATGCCAAAGTACGTTATACCTCCCCCGGAAAGAATTTCTACGCCGAGCTAGCCGGGCATTATTTTTTATTGAGCGCTGATCAAAAAGATACAACAGGACAACCGGTAAATAAAAACCTTGGTACTGAGCTGGATTTTACTGCCGGATACAAATTTAATAAATACACAGCGG